The following DNA comes from Cedecea neteri.
GGTGAACTGAACGACAACCGCAATAACCAGGATGAACGCCAGGGTGCGAAGATAGATCAGGTCCAGCGGTACCAGGATAAGCTCGTCGATGATCCACGCAAAAATAGAGGCGAGTGTCATCACGAAGGTGGTTGCCAGCCCCATGCCGATGGCGCTTTCCAATTTTTTGGAAACCCCCATAAACGGACACAGACCAAGGAACTTCACCAGCACGAAGTTATTGACCAGCACGGTACCTACAAAGAGCAGCAAATAATCTGACATGATTCGACCTGAAACAAAAAAAGCCGCCTATTATCGACGAATCGGCGGGCGGCGACAACGGGCTATCTATAGGGTTATTACGGGTTAATGAAGGTCTGCTTCACTCGCTTCGAACGCTTCAAATAAGGCACCAGTAATGCCGCTGCAAGCAGAGAAGGCAGCAGCAACTGAACCGCGACCTTGTCGCTGACCGGCGAAAACGCAAAGGATTTAATCGCCAGCAGCACGGTGAACAGCAGCCACAGAATGTAATGGCGGACCACATTCTGGCGGCGTTTAAAGAACGCAATGGTTAGCCAAAGGGTATAAGCCCACATCGCCATCGCGCAGCCGACGGATAAGCTGAACAACAGCGTTGTTTTTGCGTCAGCGTTACCCAGCGCCTCGCGGGCTGCCGGGGATAAAATCATCATCAGGAAACTTAACAGCGCCACCGAGCTGCTGAGCAACGACATCAGTAGCCAGGCCAAAGGGGCAAGGAGCCAGCCGGCAATGCGCGGGGGTTGGGGCGTCGTCATGTGTCCTCCCGATTTTAAATAAGGTGAATAAAGCGGGAGGATTATAAGGGATTTTGCCGCTAATGCTACCGGCAGCGGCTATACAACGTAACGCCAGACCGTTTTCGGCACGCATCCGAGGTCGAAAAGGCGCCCGCCGGAGGCCAGTTCGGCTCTGCGGTGATCGGCCGCGCGATACATATTCATGATTTCCTGGCTGTCGGTCAGGGTGTAATTCAGGTGATCAAATAGCTTTTCCAGATTTTCCTGTGAGCTTATTTTGCGGAATTTCATCAGGTAGTCCAGGGCACTAAGAGGTGTTGCATTTTCCATGGCGGGTATCAATTAATCACGGTCGGCGGATTGAGAGGCGATGATAAGCGCAAACGCGGTCGCGGCTTAGCGCTATTATTACTCGACGGAACAATTAGGAGTTTTCTTTGCAATGGCCAGGAATATCGCCCCCTGGACTACATAAAATCTCCTTAATTTTAATTTACCCTGGCCGTTCGGGCTAAATGAAGACTGTTATTTAAAGCCATAATAACTGTCAGGACTATTAGCAATAATGGCGGTCTTATGCCTGGGAAATGCGCAATCCAGAAACTTGCGGT
Coding sequences within:
- a CDS encoding DUF2569 domain-containing protein — encoded protein: MTTPQPPRIAGWLLAPLAWLLMSLLSSSVALLSFLMMILSPAAREALGNADAKTTLLFSLSVGCAMAMWAYTLWLTIAFFKRRQNVVRHYILWLLFTVLLAIKSFAFSPVSDKVAVQLLLPSLLAAALLVPYLKRSKRVKQTFINP
- the ydgT gene encoding transcription modulator YdgT, which encodes MENATPLSALDYLMKFRKISSQENLEKLFDHLNYTLTDSQEIMNMYRAADHRRAELASGGRLFDLGCVPKTVWRYVV